In Candidatus Fusobacterium pullicola, a genomic segment contains:
- a CDS encoding tRNA threonylcarbamoyladenosine dehydratase: MIFQRTELLIGSENLAKLKNSHVIVFGVGGVGGFATEALVRAGVGEISIVDFDSVDITNLNRQIISLQSTVGKLKTSVMKERLLNINPELIVHEYPIKFSKENIDTFFKDKNYSYIVDAIDLVTCKLDLISIAKERNIPIISSMGTGNKLNPTMLEVSDINKTSVCPLARVMRKELKNRGIKKLKVVYSKEEPRKPQNLSGSREKKVNVGSISFVPSTAGLIIASEVIKDICNL; this comes from the coding sequence GTGATTGTTTTTGGGGTAGGAGGCGTAGGAGGATTTGCCACAGAAGCTCTTGTAAGAGCTGGTGTAGGTGAGATCTCTATTGTAGATTTTGACAGTGTTGATATCACCAATCTGAATAGACAGATTATTTCTCTTCAAAGTACAGTAGGCAAACTTAAAACCTCTGTAATGAAAGAGAGACTGCTCAATATTAATCCAGAATTGATAGTTCATGAGTATCCTATTAAATTTTCAAAAGAAAATATTGATACTTTTTTTAAAGACAAAAATTATTCATATATAGTTGATGCTATTGACTTAGTAACATGTAAATTAGATCTAATCTCTATTGCAAAAGAAAGAAATATTCCTATCATATCATCTATGGGAACTGGAAATAAATTAAATCCTACTATGTTAGAGGTCAGTGATATAAATAAAACCTCTGTTTGTCCTTTAGCTCGTGTTATGAGAAAGGAGCTAAAAAATAGAGGAATAAAAAAATTAAAAGTTGTTTATTCTAAAGAGGAGCCTAGAAAACCTCAAAATTTAAGTGGAAGTAGAGAGAAAAAAGTCAATGTAGGAAGTATCTCATTTGTTCCATCAACTGCTGGACTTATAATAGCTAGTGAAGTGATTAAGGATATTTGTAATTTATAG